In the bacterium genome, ATCAATCGGATCGATGACTCCAACGAAGACCTTTTGTCCGGGACGCAGGCACCCTTTGATCAGCTGCAATACGCGTCGTGGGTCCTTTTCACTTGCCAGTTGAATGTAGAAATTTCCGAACTCCATCTGAAAGAGCTCTGGCAATAATTGCGCATAATCCACATCAGCGCTGTGAGTGGAGTCCTGGTCGCCTCCTGGACAGGTGTGAATCCCTATTTTCCTTCTTTGTTCCGGAGAAAACCGGTCCAGAACCTGCTGATTCAAGTCGATAAAGCTTTTTAACAAACTCTTGGAAGGATCCAGCTTCAAAGCCAATCTGCCTTCGGTGAAATCGACCTGAACGTTGTGGGCTCCTTGATCCAGACAACGCCGAATATCCTTCTCATTTTCATCCGTCAAATCTTTTAAGAATTCTGTTCTGGAGTAACCTTCAATTCCTGCTTGCGGGTAAAGCAGACTGAGAGCCGATGCGGATATCACAGCTTGTTTGATCGGAAGATGAGCATACTGCTGAGCAAATGACAGATAAGAATCGGCATATGTCTGATAACGGAATGGACCAGAAGTGAGCACCGGCAATTGCCGGGTGTGCCCATCTGCAAACGGGATCGTCACGCCGCCGGCTCCCAAATTCTGCGCACCATGAATCGGATAAGTTGCAAAACTTGGTTTGCTCTGCTCACCATCCGTGATGACTTTCGAGCCGGTGGCTTCAAAGAGCCGCATTGTTTCGATTACGGCTTTTCGATATTGCTCGTCCATGGTTTCGTGAGTGATTCCTCCCGTGCTGAAGGCGCGCATTGCCTCTATTAATGATTGTGATCTTGGAATACTGCCGATTGGCTCTGATGGAATTCGCATGCTTCTATTCTAACCTAAGGGCTTGATTGCGCCATGTCCATCGCAGGAGTATCTTGTACATGATGAAGGACGTGCAGGTTTCGCAGCAGCTACAAAACTATATGTCGGTAAGGCAAAGGACCGAGGAACTGTGCCGCCCGCTCGAGACCGAAGATTACGTCATCCAGAGCATGCCGGATGTGAGTCCTGCAAAATGGCATCTGGGACACACCACGTGGTTTTTTGAGACCTTCTTGCTCCAAAAATATCAGCCCGGCTACAAGCCTTACCATGAAGTCTACGGTTATCTATTTAATTCCTATTACGAAACGATAGGGGAACGGTGGGCGCGCGCAAACCGCGGACTTCTGTCCCGGCCCACAGTAAGTGAAGTCTATGCTTATCGCGCGGCTGTGGATGAACGTATGCGAGAGTTGATGGAGTCCGGCTCGCTGGATTCGAATTTTCATTTTTTGCTTGAGCTGGGCCTGAATCACGAACAACAACATGAGGAGCTGCTGATCACAGACATCAAGAATGTTCTTGCGTTAAATCCACTCAAACCGGTTTATCAATCGCGGTCTGTAAGTTCCGCTCCAGATGCTGCGACCAATCGATACCTGCAGTTTGCAGGAGGACTCGTCGAAATCGGATTTGCCGGCTCCGGTTTTTCATTTGACAATGAGCGCCCAAAACATCGAGTGTGGCTAAACGACTTCTCTTTGCAAAATCGTCTGGTTACGAATGGCGACTATTTGCAATTTATGAAAGATGGCGGCTATTCCGATTTCAGGCACTGGTTATCCGATGGCTGGGCCCTGGTGCAGCAGGAGGTTTGGAAGTCCCCGATGTATTGGGAAGATAGAGATGGTGAATGGCACGTCATGACTCTTTCCGGTCTGCAACGCGTGAATCTATCCGAACCTGTTTGTCATGTCAGCTACTATGAAGCGGATGCGTATGCAAAATGGGCCCGCAAACGCCTTCCGTCAGAAGCGGAATGGGAACACGCGGCAGGCAACGTTGAAGAGCAAATAGACTCCGGAAATTTTGTTGAAGCCGGCAATTTCCATCCCCTGCCTTGTGGTGCGGGCGACTGGTCGGCGCACTCTCCGATGCAAATGTTTGGAGACGTTTGGGAGTGGACCCAGAGCGGCTACTTACCTTACCCCGGATTTCAGCCGGAGCCCGGCGCCGTAGGCGAATACAACGGAAAGTTCATGAGTGATCAAATGATTCTCCGCGGAGGATCCTGCGCAACCCCGCGAAATCACATTCGGAAAACCTACCGTAACTTTTTCCAGTGCGATAAGCGCTGGCAATTTACAGGAATTCGACTCGCTTCCGATGAATAAAGCGATGCTCGCCGGATATGAGGTTTTGACTGATCTGGAAAGCAAGATCAGCATGAAAGAGACCTTCGCGCGGGATGTCTTGATCGGTCTATCCAGCAACCCGAAACGAATCCCTTCAAAATATTTTTATGATGCTGAAGGAAGCCGTCTCTTTCAGCAAATCACCGATTTGAAGGAATACTATCTCACTCAATGCGAGTTTGAAATCTTCCACAATCACAAAGAAGACATTGCCGGAATTCTCCGCGCGGAGAGTTTCAACCTGGTGGAGCTGGGCCCGGGAGACGCGCGAAAAACTCGGGTTTTGCTACAGCATTTTCTGGATCGAAAACTGGATTTTCATTACGTGCCGATCGATATTTCCGAGCCGGCATTGCGGGACCTCGTTCGAAATATGGAATTGGAATTCCCGGGCGTACGCGTTCACGGGCTGGTATCCGAATATTTCAATGCATTGAACTGGTTGAAAAATCTAAATCACAGGAAAAACGTTGTTCTGTTTTTAGGATCGAGCATCGGTAATTTCAATCGTGACTCCACCCGCGTGTTTCTGCATAGTCTCTGGAATTCTTTGAACGCAAATGACTATGCGTTGATTGGCTTCGATCTGAAGAAAGATATCGAGCTATTGCTGCGCGCTTACAATGATTCAAAGGGCGTTACTCGCGAGTTTAATCTGAATTTACTGC is a window encoding:
- a CDS encoding 5-methyltetrahydropteroyltriglutamate--homocysteine methyltransferase, whose translation is MRIPSEPIGSIPRSQSLIEAMRAFSTGGITHETMDEQYRKAVIETMRLFEATGSKVITDGEQSKPSFATYPIHGAQNLGAGGVTIPFADGHTRQLPVLTSGPFRYQTYADSYLSFAQQYAHLPIKQAVISASALSLLYPQAGIEGYSRTEFLKDLTDENEKDIRRCLDQGAHNVQVDFTEGRLALKLDPSKSLLKSFIDLNQQVLDRFSPEQRRKIGIHTCPGGDQDSTHSADVDYAQLLPELFQMEFGNFYIQLASEKDPRRVLQLIKGCLRPGQKVFVGVIDPID
- the egtB gene encoding ergothioneine biosynthesis protein EgtB, with amino-acid sequence MMKDVQVSQQLQNYMSVRQRTEELCRPLETEDYVIQSMPDVSPAKWHLGHTTWFFETFLLQKYQPGYKPYHEVYGYLFNSYYETIGERWARANRGLLSRPTVSEVYAYRAAVDERMRELMESGSLDSNFHFLLELGLNHEQQHEELLITDIKNVLALNPLKPVYQSRSVSSAPDAATNRYLQFAGGLVEIGFAGSGFSFDNERPKHRVWLNDFSLQNRLVTNGDYLQFMKDGGYSDFRHWLSDGWALVQQEVWKSPMYWEDRDGEWHVMTLSGLQRVNLSEPVCHVSYYEADAYAKWARKRLPSEAEWEHAAGNVEEQIDSGNFVEAGNFHPLPCGAGDWSAHSPMQMFGDVWEWTQSGYLPYPGFQPEPGAVGEYNGKFMSDQMILRGGSCATPRNHIRKTYRNFFQCDKRWQFTGIRLASDE
- the egtD gene encoding L-histidine N(alpha)-methyltransferase is translated as MNKAMLAGYEVLTDLESKISMKETFARDVLIGLSSNPKRIPSKYFYDAEGSRLFQQITDLKEYYLTQCEFEIFHNHKEDIAGILRAESFNLVELGPGDARKTRVLLQHFLDRKLDFHYVPIDISEPALRDLVRNMELEFPGVRVHGLVSEYFNALNWLKNLNHRKNVVLFLGSSIGNFNRDSTRVFLHSLWNSLNANDYALIGFDLKKDIELLLRAYNDSKGVTREFNLNLLRRINRELGGGFDLSRFRHYASYNVFSGAMESYLVSLEKQTVMIQEIGQSFSFDPWEPIHTEYSYKYLESDIAKLAEDTTFSPMTQFYDSRKFFTDVLWRVHKQ